The Labeo rohita strain BAU-BD-2019 unplaced genomic scaffold, IGBB_LRoh.1.0 scaffold_354, whole genome shotgun sequence genome includes a window with the following:
- the LOC127160461 gene encoding histone H4, producing the protein MSGRGKGGKGLGKGGAKRHRKVLRDNIQGITKPAIRRLARRGGVKRISGLIYEETRGVLKVFLENVIRDAVTYTEHAKRKTVTAMDVVYALKRQGRTLYGFGG; encoded by the coding sequence ATGTCAGGAAGAGGAAAGGGTGGTAAAGGACTTGGTAAAGGAGGCGCTAAGCGTCACCGAAAAGTTCTTCGCGATAACATTCAAGGAATCACTAAACCAGCAATTCGTCGTCTTGCTCGTCGGGGCGGTGTCAAGCGTATTTCCGGGTTGATCTATGAGGAGACCCGCGGTGTGTTGAAGGTGTTTCTGGAGAACGTTATTCGTGATGCTGTGACTTACACTGAACACGCTAAAAGAAAGACCGTTACCGCCATGGATGTTGTATATGCTCTGAAACGACAGGGACGCACTCTGTATGGTTTCGGAGGTTAA
- the LOC127160462 gene encoding histone H3-like produces MARTKQTARKSTGGKAPRKQLAIKAARKSAPATGGVKKPHRYRPGTVALREIRLYQKSTELLIRKLPFQRLVREIAQDFKTDLRFQSSAVMALQEASEAYLVGLFEDTNLCAIHAKRVTIMPKDIQLRLVEPPMNVVSPRSFM; encoded by the coding sequence ATGGCAAGAACCAAACAAACCGCTCGTAAATCCACTGGAGGTAAAGCTCCGAGAAAACAGCTGGCAATTAAAGCCGCTCGTAAAAGCGCACCCGCCACCGGTGGCGTTAAAAAACCTCATCGTTACAGGCCCGGTACCGTAGCTTTGAGAGAGATTCGTCTTTATCAGAAGTCTACTGAGCTGCTAATTCGCAAACTGCCTTTCCAGCGCTTGGTGCGAGAAATCGCTCAAGATTTCAAGACTGATCTGCGTTTCCAGAGCTCTGCTGTCATGGCTCTGCAGGAGGCTAGCGAGGCTTATTTGGTTGGTCTGTTTGAGGACACCAACTTGTGCGCCATCCACGCTAAGAGAGTGACCATCATGCCCAAAGACATTCAGCTACGTTTAGTAGAACCGCCCATGAATGTGGTTTCACCTAGGTCCTTTATGTAA
- the LOC127160460 gene encoding histone H4, whose amino-acid sequence MSGRGKGGKGLGKGGAKRHRKVLRDNIQGITKPAIRRLARRGGVKRISGLIYEETRGVLKVFLENVIRDAVTYTEHAKRKTVTAMDVVYALKRQGRTLYGFGG is encoded by the coding sequence ATGTCTGGAAGAGGAAAAGGTGGTAAAGGACTTGGTAAAGGAGGCGCTAAGCGTCACCGTAAAGTTCTTCGCGATAACATTCAGGGAATCACTAAACCAGCAATTCGTCGTCTTGCTCGTCGTGGCGGTGTCAAGCGTATTTCCGGGTTGATCTATGAGGAGACCCGCGGTGTGTTGAAGGTGTTTCTGGAGAACGTTATTCGTGATGCTGTGACTTACACTGAACACGCTAAAAGAAAGACCGTTACCGCCATGGATGTTGTATATGCTCTGAAACGACAGGGACGCACTCTGTATGGTTTCGGAGGTTAA